In a single window of the Pseudorca crassidens isolate mPseCra1 chromosome 9, mPseCra1.hap1, whole genome shotgun sequence genome:
- the TSPAN32 gene encoding tetraspanin-32 isoform X3: MGPWSRVRVARCQMLATSLFVLLLGLAMATAAVLTYFGPHFAVIGHASSERTPYEALHLWAFSTGIALAALLTLGAVLSAAATVREAGGLMAAAFLCFALVFCALVQVAFWRCHNPTQVEDAVLDAYDQVYEQAVKSSSGIWRQELVAIQDMFQCCGKSPPLGLQEGSEADLCRGQEAARQDCLQGIRNVLRTHRNVASTLISLGLASMVYVMPLSAFLWFAIRSGKYTLSPRARGCQPQEPHFYRRCQEGPAPHHLSEADALRGRRGPSSRSGHPPLLQDTHLPTHRSNRDAPASARTRSFPGGDELFSSTWWWDGEGGDPTRQATSM; the protein is encoded by the exons ATGGGGCCTTGGAGTCGAGTCAGGGTGGCCAGATGCCAGATGCTTGCCACCAGCCTCTTTGTCTTG ctgctggGCCTCGCTATGGCCACCGCGGCAGTGCTCACGTACTTCGGGCCTCACTTTGCTGTCATCGGCCACGCATCCTCAGAGAGGACCCCCTATGAAGCTTTGCACCTCTGGG CCTTCTCCACAGGAATCGCCCTGGCCGCGCTCCTGACCCTGGGGGCCGTGCTGAGTGCTGCAGCCACTGTGAGGGAGGCCGGGGGCCTCATGGCTGCG gcCTTCCTGTGCTTCGCCCTGGTGTTCTGCGCCCTGGTGCAGGTGGCCTTCTGGAGATGCCACAACCCCACGCAG GTGGAGGACGCCGTGTTGGACGCCTACGATCAGGTGTACGAGCAGGCGGTGAAGAGCTCGTCAGGAATCTGGCGGCAGGAGCTGGTGGCCATCCAGGACATG TTTCAGTGCTGTGGTAAGAGCCCCCCCCTTGGCCTCCAGGAGGGCTCGGAGGCTGACCTGTGTCGGGGGCAGGAGGCCGCCAGACAG GACTGCCTGCAGGGCATCAGGAACGTCCTGAGGACGCACAGGAACGTCGCCTCCACCCTGATCAGCCTCGGCCTCGCCTCCATG GTGTACGTGATGCCGCTCAGCGCCTTCCTCTGGTTTGCCATCCGCTCGGGCAAATACACCCTGAGCCCACG GGCCCGTGGCTGCCAGCCCCAGGAGCCCCACTTCTACAGACGCTGCCAGGAGGGGCCCGCCCCTCATCACCTGTCTGAAGCAGATGCTCTCAGGGGCCGTCGGGGTCCAAGCAGTCGCTCGGGTCACCCTCCGCTGCTCCAGGACACCCACCTGCCTACACACAGGAGCAACAGAGACGCTCCGGCCTCAGCCCGCACGCGATCCTTCCCAGGAGGGGATGAGCTGTTTTCCTCCACGTggtggtgggatggggagggaggggaccccACCAGACAAGCAACCTCCATGTAA
- the TSPAN32 gene encoding tetraspanin-32 isoform X4 produces the protein MATAAVLTYFGPHFAVIGHASSERTPYEALHLWAFSTGIALAALLTLGAVLSAAATVREAGGLMAAAFLCFALVFCALVQVAFWRCHNPTQVEDAVLDAYDQVYEQAVKSSSGIWRQELVAIQDMFQCCGKSPPLGLQEGSEADLCRGQEAARQDCLQGIRNVLRTHRNVASTLISLGLASMVYVMPLSAFLWFAIRSGKYTLSPRARGCQPQEPHFYRRCQEGPAPHHLSEADALRGRRGPSSRSGHPPLLQDTHLPTHRSNRDAPASARTRSFPGGDELFSSTWWWDGEGGDPTRQATSM, from the exons ATGGCCACCGCGGCAGTGCTCACGTACTTCGGGCCTCACTTTGCTGTCATCGGCCACGCATCCTCAGAGAGGACCCCCTATGAAGCTTTGCACCTCTGGG CCTTCTCCACAGGAATCGCCCTGGCCGCGCTCCTGACCCTGGGGGCCGTGCTGAGTGCTGCAGCCACTGTGAGGGAGGCCGGGGGCCTCATGGCTGCG gcCTTCCTGTGCTTCGCCCTGGTGTTCTGCGCCCTGGTGCAGGTGGCCTTCTGGAGATGCCACAACCCCACGCAG GTGGAGGACGCCGTGTTGGACGCCTACGATCAGGTGTACGAGCAGGCGGTGAAGAGCTCGTCAGGAATCTGGCGGCAGGAGCTGGTGGCCATCCAGGACATG TTTCAGTGCTGTGGTAAGAGCCCCCCCCTTGGCCTCCAGGAGGGCTCGGAGGCTGACCTGTGTCGGGGGCAGGAGGCCGCCAGACAG GACTGCCTGCAGGGCATCAGGAACGTCCTGAGGACGCACAGGAACGTCGCCTCCACCCTGATCAGCCTCGGCCTCGCCTCCATG GTGTACGTGATGCCGCTCAGCGCCTTCCTCTGGTTTGCCATCCGCTCGGGCAAATACACCCTGAGCCCACG GGCCCGTGGCTGCCAGCCCCAGGAGCCCCACTTCTACAGACGCTGCCAGGAGGGGCCCGCCCCTCATCACCTGTCTGAAGCAGATGCTCTCAGGGGCCGTCGGGGTCCAAGCAGTCGCTCGGGTCACCCTCCGCTGCTCCAGGACACCCACCTGCCTACACACAGGAGCAACAGAGACGCTCCGGCCTCAGCCCGCACGCGATCCTTCCCAGGAGGGGATGAGCTGTTTTCCTCCACGTggtggtgggatggggagggaggggaccccACCAGACAAGCAACCTCCATGTAA
- the TSPAN32 gene encoding tetraspanin-32 isoform X2: MCILRGGAVKFISFRTPLRDAPPKPWGPGVSSWPRSRRTPALNPREACFREQKQSGGPSSKGPPCSGGPAAPEPPLLPRLKRGLFLLRDPNLRLGKTLPGPSGAFLCFALVFCALVQVAFWRCHNPTQVEDAVLDAYDQVYEQAVKSSSGIWRQELVAIQDMFQCCGKSPPLGLQEGSEADLCRGQEAARQDCLQGIRNVLRTHRNVASTLISLGLASMVYVMPLSAFLWFAIRSGKYTLSPRARGCQPQEPHFYRRCQEGPAPHHLSEADALRGRRGPSSRSGHPPLLQDTHLPTHRSNRDAPASARTRSFPGGDELFSSTWWWDGEGGDPTRQATSM, translated from the exons ATGTGCATTTTGCGGGGAGGGGCCGTAAAGTTCATCAGCTTCAGAACCCCCCTGAGAGACGCGCCGCCAAAGCCCTGGGGCCCAGGGGTGTCCTCCTGGCCGCGCTCTCGCCGAACGCCGGCTCTGAACCCCCGGGAGGCATGTTTCAGAGAACAAAAGCAAAGCGGCGGCCCCTCCTCCAAAGGCCCTCCCTGTTCAGGGGGGCCGGCAGCCCCTGAGCCACCCCTCCTGCCCAGGCTTAAAAGGGGTTTGTTTCTTCTCCGGGATCCGAATCTCAGGCTCGGGAAGACCCTGCCTGGCCCTTCCGGG gcCTTCCTGTGCTTCGCCCTGGTGTTCTGCGCCCTGGTGCAGGTGGCCTTCTGGAGATGCCACAACCCCACGCAG GTGGAGGACGCCGTGTTGGACGCCTACGATCAGGTGTACGAGCAGGCGGTGAAGAGCTCGTCAGGAATCTGGCGGCAGGAGCTGGTGGCCATCCAGGACATG TTTCAGTGCTGTGGTAAGAGCCCCCCCCTTGGCCTCCAGGAGGGCTCGGAGGCTGACCTGTGTCGGGGGCAGGAGGCCGCCAGACAG GACTGCCTGCAGGGCATCAGGAACGTCCTGAGGACGCACAGGAACGTCGCCTCCACCCTGATCAGCCTCGGCCTCGCCTCCATG GTGTACGTGATGCCGCTCAGCGCCTTCCTCTGGTTTGCCATCCGCTCGGGCAAATACACCCTGAGCCCACG GGCCCGTGGCTGCCAGCCCCAGGAGCCCCACTTCTACAGACGCTGCCAGGAGGGGCCCGCCCCTCATCACCTGTCTGAAGCAGATGCTCTCAGGGGCCGTCGGGGTCCAAGCAGTCGCTCGGGTCACCCTCCGCTGCTCCAGGACACCCACCTGCCTACACACAGGAGCAACAGAGACGCTCCGGCCTCAGCCCGCACGCGATCCTTCCCAGGAGGGGATGAGCTGTTTTCCTCCACGTggtggtgggatggggagggaggggaccccACCAGACAAGCAACCTCCATGTAA
- the TSPAN32 gene encoding tetraspanin-32 isoform X1 → MCILRGGAVKFISFRTPLRDAPPKPWGPGVSSWPRSRRTPALNPREACFREQKQSGGPSSKGPPCSGGPAAPEPPLLPRLKRGLFLLRDPNLRLGKTLPGPSGVSALPGSSRRGQGSPSSQAFLCFALVFCALVQVAFWRCHNPTQVEDAVLDAYDQVYEQAVKSSSGIWRQELVAIQDMFQCCGKSPPLGLQEGSEADLCRGQEAARQDCLQGIRNVLRTHRNVASTLISLGLASMVYVMPLSAFLWFAIRSGKYTLSPRARGCQPQEPHFYRRCQEGPAPHHLSEADALRGRRGPSSRSGHPPLLQDTHLPTHRSNRDAPASARTRSFPGGDELFSSTWWWDGEGGDPTRQATSM, encoded by the exons ATGTGCATTTTGCGGGGAGGGGCCGTAAAGTTCATCAGCTTCAGAACCCCCCTGAGAGACGCGCCGCCAAAGCCCTGGGGCCCAGGGGTGTCCTCCTGGCCGCGCTCTCGCCGAACGCCGGCTCTGAACCCCCGGGAGGCATGTTTCAGAGAACAAAAGCAAAGCGGCGGCCCCTCCTCCAAAGGCCCTCCCTGTTCAGGGGGGCCGGCAGCCCCTGAGCCACCCCTCCTGCCCAGGCTTAAAAGGGGTTTGTTTCTTCTCCGGGATCCGAATCTCAGGCTCGGGAAGACCCTGCCTGGCCCTTCCGGGGTCAGTGCCCTTCCCGGCAGCAGCCGCAGAGGGCAGGGGTCTCCCTCATCCCAG gcCTTCCTGTGCTTCGCCCTGGTGTTCTGCGCCCTGGTGCAGGTGGCCTTCTGGAGATGCCACAACCCCACGCAG GTGGAGGACGCCGTGTTGGACGCCTACGATCAGGTGTACGAGCAGGCGGTGAAGAGCTCGTCAGGAATCTGGCGGCAGGAGCTGGTGGCCATCCAGGACATG TTTCAGTGCTGTGGTAAGAGCCCCCCCCTTGGCCTCCAGGAGGGCTCGGAGGCTGACCTGTGTCGGGGGCAGGAGGCCGCCAGACAG GACTGCCTGCAGGGCATCAGGAACGTCCTGAGGACGCACAGGAACGTCGCCTCCACCCTGATCAGCCTCGGCCTCGCCTCCATG GTGTACGTGATGCCGCTCAGCGCCTTCCTCTGGTTTGCCATCCGCTCGGGCAAATACACCCTGAGCCCACG GGCCCGTGGCTGCCAGCCCCAGGAGCCCCACTTCTACAGACGCTGCCAGGAGGGGCCCGCCCCTCATCACCTGTCTGAAGCAGATGCTCTCAGGGGCCGTCGGGGTCCAAGCAGTCGCTCGGGTCACCCTCCGCTGCTCCAGGACACCCACCTGCCTACACACAGGAGCAACAGAGACGCTCCGGCCTCAGCCCGCACGCGATCCTTCCCAGGAGGGGATGAGCTGTTTTCCTCCACGTggtggtgggatggggagggaggggaccccACCAGACAAGCAACCTCCATGTAA